From the genome of Streptomyces sp. NBC_00523:
TGATCTCGATGAGCGCGGTGGGGCTCGACCGGGTGAAGGTGGCGCGCTCCCCGGCGGCCGCCCGGGCCAGCGCCAGGAACTCGTCCGGGTCCAGCTCGCCGTGGCGGGCGAGCAGCTTCAGCACGGGCACGCCGTCGCCCGGGGTCTCCTCGTGCAGCAGCTTCTCCGCGACGGCCACGGTGGCGCCCGGGTCGAGGTAGAAGGGCGGGTAGGCGGGCTCGTAGTGGATGCCGGTGGCCAGCTCGACGGCGAAGGACGTGCCGGGAGCGGCGTCGCGCAGCGTGTGGACGACATCGAGCGCCGTCTCGCGCTCCAGGCCCCGGACCTTCAGCAGCCGTCCGCCGGCATGCAGATCGGCGACGGCCGCGCCGTTGGCGCAGATCGCCAGACCGTGTCCGTGCACGTGGTCGCTGACGACGTCCATCCAGCGGGCGGGGCGGCCGGTGACGAAGAAGACCTCGACCCCCGCTTCCTCGGCGGCCGCGAGCGCCCGGACCGTGCGGTCCGAGACGGTCTTGTCGTCGCGCAGAAGAGTGCCGTCCAGATCCGTGGCGATCAGCCGGGGAGCGACGGGAGCGGACTGCTCGATAACGGTGGTCACCCGTACATTCTCGCGCATGGAAGCGCACGTGCGTGCGGAGGGTCGCACATTTGAGAGCACGTGCCCTGACCTCCGAACATTCCTCCGGCATATGTCGGCGTCGTCCCCGGGGGCCGTCCGCACCACACACGCGATGCGGCGCCTCCTCGTCCTCTCGTAGGGTCGCCCCATGCGACTGAGCACTGTGATTCTGCCGATCCACCGCTGGCACCGGGGCGGACGCGAGCGCTGGCGGCGTGCCGAGGAGCTGGGCTT
Proteins encoded in this window:
- a CDS encoding Cof-type HAD-IIB family hydrolase: MRENVRVTTVIEQSAPVAPRLIATDLDGTLLRDDKTVSDRTVRALAAAEEAGVEVFFVTGRPARWMDVVSDHVHGHGLAICANGAAVADLHAGGRLLKVRGLERETALDVVHTLRDAAPGTSFAVELATGIHYEPAYPPFYLDPGATVAVAEKLLHEETPGDGVPVLKLLARHGELDPDEFLALARAAAGERATFTRSSPTALIEISGPGVSKASTLELCCAERGIAAAEVVAFGDMPNDVEMLSWAGSSYAMGNAHPAALAAASGRTVTNNEDGVAVVIERILAERAGSLAGR